From Daphnia magna isolate NIES linkage group LG2, ASM2063170v1.1, whole genome shotgun sequence:
CTTCCAGTGACATCAGTAACGGATTGACGTACTCGAAACCTTCAAATTCGGATTGGTCGATGCGTTCAATGACCGACctacaaaagaaagaaaaagatgttttatttttctttagcttCTCAAGCGCTAGACAATCGATCACTTACTGATCGTCGGGTGTCAGTTGGACTGGCTCGTCAGTGAACTCGGGTGGGAAGTGAGCCAGATCTCGGTCAGAATCTAGACGAGGAACGTAAGGTGGAGCTACTTGTTTCCTCTCCAACTGTCAATTTACAAGAGCTGGTTAAATTGGTTGCATAAAATAGAAAGATCATCAAACAAAACCATTTACCATTTCCCAGTCAACTGATTTAAAGAACGGATGATGAACGATGTCGACAAAGCCTGTTTCTTTTCGGCAGCCCAAACGATCAGCCGGGTTCTTGTTAAGAAACCCTTTGAGGACAGAAGACGCCTTGACTGATAACGACCTGGGAATACGAATCGTCTTTTCCAGAATGACTGCAAGGGacaaaaaataaggaaaataaataacaaatagTTTCACCTAAAGGTAACTCAATCTTGATAAAGACCTCTCCCTAACCCCTCCCCTTCGCCCGTCCCAATGAACTTGATCAAACACAATGGGAGTGCCTAACGTGTTTTTTCACAGCGTAAATACAACAATAAACCAACTTGAGATAAGatactgtttttttctttgtaccGTGAAACAGATAATCTTCCGTGTTTTGGTCAGGATTCTCTGAAGCGCCGACGATGTCGAAAGGTGAACGACCGGCCAACATTTCATACAACAGAACTCCTAGCGCCCACCAATCCACACTGGTGATAAGAGcggaaaaaaacaagtagGTCAAAGATTTCTGCCAGTATTCTGCATACtggttatttaaaaaatttacctgAAACTATAGTCTTCACCGCGCAGAATTTCAGGGGCAATATAGTTGGGCGTTCCACAAAAGGTAGACGTGGTATCGCCCGGACGGATGCCCTCTTTGCACATTCCATAGTCGGTAAGCTTGATATGACCTTCATGGTCAAGCAATACATTATCTAGTTTCAAATCACGATAAATGATTCCTTTTTCGTGGAGGAAATTAAGCGCCAAAGAAATCTCTGCCGAATAGAACCGAGCGTGCTCCTCAGGCAGTCGCCTTTGACGCTGCATGTGGAACATTAAATCACCACCACGTACGAATTCAATGACAAAGAAAAGGCGCGATGCCGTTTGGAAACATGAATGCAAGCCCACTAGGAACGGATGATTAGAAGCCGTTTCAAAGACGTGTTTTTCCGTTTGAACCCAATCAATATCCTGAAAAACAACGGAATAATTCATTAATTGATACAATATGAATTATATAATTAGGATTACCTCATCGTCGGTAACAAGCTCCTTTTTGATTACTTTCATGGCGTAGACTCGGCGAGTTCGCCGTAATTCGACCATCAACACTTTAGCATAAGAACCGCGACCAATAACACGAATCAACTCGAAATCAGCCATGGAATACGGGCGTTGAACAGTGCCGCCTTCCACGCCTTCTTCTaataattcagaagtaaaGCTTAACTTGTGAGAGAGGCACAAATATTTCTATTAGTACCTGGCCTTCCATCAACTGGAACACTCTCACTGTGAGACTCAAAAATAGGTTGTACTGTAGGGGGGGCGGGCGGAGCTTCGGTACCATCACCATTTTGTCTTAGTGCTATCGGTGGCTCCCCGGTATTCACAACAGGACTGACGGTTGTAGCAGCAGCCGTCGTGACGACGGAGCTAGAACTACTATTCAGTACGCTATTTGACAGAAGATGAACCTGCGATGGGGTGTTAAGCGCGGCAACTTGCTCCGTATTGCAACTGATCTTGATAAGCTTGTGGCATTTTTTATGGATTAGTAGCTTGCACTGAATGCATTTGAATCCTTGTCGACCCAGGCCCCAGATACGGTCATGGCAGTAGGCACAAGAAGCTCGCTGTCACCAAATGTAACGCAGGAATTTAAcacaagttttcttttcattcatttaaatttttttaaaattacaatCACAAGAAACTTACTCGATTGAAGCGTTTTGCTTGGAAAAGATGTCCATTAACTCTGTACAATTTCCGCCATCTACGTGCACCGCGTCGATAAATACTTTTATCTTCTCCCATGCATGGAAGCCCAGGTGATATTGGGACACTGGGGAAAACTAAGGATATGAATGAAATTATCAGTTTATATTAAGCTAGAAGTCATGCTTTAtgaataccatgaattgtgATCTCTGAATCATTGTTCACTTCATACAGACGAATAGCTTCGTCAATTTCAACTTGAGAGGAGATTGTACAAGGGTCACCTGGATGAAAGTACACCATTAAAAAAATCCTATAATTTTAATTGCGGCACTACCTTCTTCGTCAATCCATTTCATGGTAAACTCTTGATCTGGGCTGAACTGACAAATAGCCCGCATCTCATTTTGAAGATCTTTTAACTGTATCTCAGAGTTAATGTATGTCACAAGAATTTTTCTGTAATCAGACAATTGAATAAGGTCCTGCAAAGATTGGCACTAGATATTAACTATACCCGCTATATGCTGCTTTGACTTTGATTTCGGCCTTTTCTCCATCACTCACGAGGGTGG
This genomic window contains:
- the LOC116915772 gene encoding atypical protein kinase C, which produces MTMPTTLVSDGEKAEIKVKAAYSGKILVTYINSEIQLKDLQNEMRAICQFSPDQEFTMKWIDEEGDPCTISSQVEIDEAIRLYEVNNDSEITIHVFPSVPISPGLPCMGEDKSIYRRGARRWRKLYRVNGHLFQAKRFNRRASCAYCHDRIWGLGRQGFKCIQCKLLIHKKCHKLIKISCNTEQVAALNTPSQVHLLSNSVLNSSSSSVVTTAAATTVSPVVNTGEPPIALRQNGDGTEAPPAPPTVQPIFESHSESVPVDGRPEEGVEGGTVQRPYSMADFELIRVIGRGSYAKVLMVELRRTRRVYAMKVIKKELVTDDEDIDWVQTEKHVFETASNHPFLVGLHSCFQTASRLFFVIEFVRGGDLMFHMQRQRRLPEEHARFYSAEISLALNFLHEKGIIYRDLKLDNVLLDHEGHIKLTDYGMCKEGIRPGDTTSTFCGTPNYIAPEILRGEDYSFSVDWWALGVLLYEMLAGRSPFDIVGASENPDQNTEDYLFHVILEKTIRIPRSLSVKASSVLKGFLNKNPADRLGCRKETGFVDIVHHPFFKSVDWEMLERKQVAPPYVPRLDSDRDLAHFPPEFTDEPVQLTPDDQSVIERIDQSEFEGFEYVNPLLMSLEDCV